A single window of Ferrimonas balearica DSM 9799 DNA harbors:
- a CDS encoding phytase gives MKWNAIGAAMLALWMSPAEAVEQGSQGARYQDGWLLASEREGLVWQQGDQTRTVLPGRFEALAVAADLALTIELTEDRVVPVKLTATGAQALSPLPQRTFQVEWLCLQRHADSDSLYAWIGGERGWAEQWLMQSGRHWQPTLMRTLPVPPDASACAVDSAAQQLLVVDASAGVWRYPAASHAPLERELLLAMPDAGLTAISIDEQRGLWLLDESGHLYDGDGNRTGVRFDDHGEWEGLAVAAGQALAYDDERGRYVWQPLKTRGVTPLEPVDAIAEAPAWVESDVADRPGDTMDDPAIWVHPTHPERSRIIGTNKRWGLLSFDMAGNTVQALAVGRVNNVDIRQGVKLGGQLRDVGVASNRDGDTLTPFLIDAEGELALLPDLPTDIEEIYGLCLYQPANDELHVIANGKSGEMVQYRLDWRDEVLRATELRRLWLPSQPEGCVADDRAHRLFAGEEDAGIWLFDARPDGDSQGVMIAEVGPNLVADVEGMDLYHGDKGYLVVSSQGNDSYVLYDSEPPYAYRGRMRIGNHLKAGIDGSAETDGLAVTAAPVGSGGWASGMLVVQDGRNRMPDGFHNFKWLPFSEVLKAAGIE, from the coding sequence GTGAAATGGAATGCAATTGGGGCTGCGATGCTGGCCCTGTGGATGAGCCCGGCAGAGGCCGTAGAGCAGGGCAGCCAAGGGGCCCGCTATCAGGATGGTTGGTTACTGGCCAGCGAACGGGAGGGTCTGGTCTGGCAGCAGGGGGACCAAACCCGTACGGTATTGCCCGGCCGGTTTGAAGCGTTGGCGGTGGCCGCAGATCTTGCTCTGACCATCGAGCTGACCGAGGACCGGGTAGTGCCGGTGAAGCTCACCGCGACCGGGGCGCAGGCGCTGTCCCCGTTGCCGCAACGGACGTTTCAGGTGGAGTGGTTGTGCCTGCAACGTCACGCCGACTCCGACTCGCTGTATGCCTGGATTGGTGGTGAGCGGGGCTGGGCCGAGCAGTGGCTGATGCAAAGTGGCCGTCACTGGCAACCAACCCTGATGCGCACGTTGCCGGTGCCGCCGGATGCCAGTGCTTGTGCCGTTGACAGCGCCGCCCAGCAACTGCTGGTGGTGGACGCCTCAGCGGGGGTCTGGCGTTATCCCGCCGCCTCCCATGCGCCGCTGGAGCGGGAACTGCTGCTGGCGATGCCGGACGCCGGGCTGACCGCCATCAGCATCGATGAACAGCGCGGCTTGTGGTTGCTGGACGAGAGTGGCCATCTGTATGACGGTGACGGTAACCGCACCGGGGTGCGCTTTGACGACCACGGCGAATGGGAGGGATTGGCGGTGGCCGCTGGCCAGGCCCTGGCCTATGACGATGAGCGTGGCCGGTACGTCTGGCAGCCCCTGAAGACCCGGGGGGTGACACCACTGGAGCCGGTCGATGCCATTGCCGAGGCTCCGGCCTGGGTGGAGTCCGATGTGGCGGACCGCCCCGGTGACACCATGGATGATCCGGCCATCTGGGTGCATCCCACCCACCCGGAGCGCAGCCGCATTATCGGCACCAACAAGCGCTGGGGCCTGCTCAGTTTCGATATGGCCGGCAACACCGTGCAGGCCTTGGCGGTAGGGCGGGTGAATAACGTCGACATCCGCCAGGGGGTAAAACTGGGGGGGCAGCTTCGGGATGTGGGGGTGGCCAGTAACCGCGATGGGGATACGCTGACACCGTTTCTGATCGATGCTGAAGGCGAACTCGCGCTGCTGCCCGACCTGCCCACAGACATCGAGGAGATCTACGGTCTCTGCCTGTACCAGCCGGCGAACGATGAGCTGCATGTGATCGCTAACGGTAAGTCCGGTGAGATGGTGCAGTATCGATTGGATTGGCGCGATGAGGTCTTGCGTGCCACCGAGCTGCGCCGTCTCTGGTTACCCAGTCAGCCTGAAGGCTGTGTGGCGGATGACCGGGCTCACCGCCTGTTTGCGGGCGAGGAGGATGCCGGGATCTGGTTGTTTGATGCCCGTCCGGATGGCGACAGCCAAGGTGTGATGATTGCCGAAGTGGGCCCCAATCTGGTGGCGGATGTGGAGGGGATGGACCTTTACCACGGTGATAAGGGCTACCTGGTGGTATCCAGCCAGGGCAATGACAGCTACGTGCTGTACGACAGCGAGCCCCCCTACGCCTACCGCGGCCGCATGCGCATCGGTAACCATCTGAAGGCGGGCATCGACGGCTCCGCGGAAACCGATGGGCTGGCGGTGACAGCGGCTCCGGTCGGCAGTGGCGGCTGGGCCAGTGGTATGCTGGTGGTTCAGGATGGCCGCAACCGGATGCCGGATGGGTTCCACAACTTTAAGTGGTTGCCGTTCAGCGAAGTGCTGAAAGCCGCAGGCATTGAGTAA
- a CDS encoding AraC family transcriptional regulator, translated as MKRLALWQDKCMDGQLLPLGLWQLFRLRQLDGEALLRGTGLFATDLQHPGLRVSPRQLCALLSNARKLWPGDDLAFLLGQHWLPSQSGALTNGLLCAPDLERALSFWGRYHWLSQPWLRPTRWHQDDHSHWQLQLDLGLQTHHQFLLELALSTLTATAKRLSPQPLHFHIQLPYPAPAHPHHYWKYLGPEVQFGAAMTRISLPRVELQRPLPGADLAGFQLAWRQCRQRLQAEPWQRGLPAAVLARLERPQHQGDALPQVAKDLATSPATLKRRLKAFGLAFQPLQDQARLGQALYLLSIQGAANADVARQLQFADGGNFRRSFKRWTGLLPSQFSRLT; from the coding sequence ATGAAGCGGCTGGCGCTGTGGCAGGACAAGTGCATGGATGGTCAGCTGCTGCCGCTGGGGCTTTGGCAACTGTTTCGCCTGCGCCAGTTGGACGGCGAAGCGCTGTTGCGTGGCACCGGCCTGTTTGCCACCGACCTGCAGCACCCTGGCCTGCGGGTATCGCCACGCCAGCTCTGCGCCCTGCTCAGCAACGCCCGCAAACTGTGGCCGGGGGATGATCTGGCTTTTCTGTTGGGCCAGCACTGGCTGCCCAGCCAGAGTGGTGCCCTGACCAATGGCCTGCTTTGTGCGCCGGATCTCGAGCGGGCGCTGAGCTTTTGGGGTCGTTACCACTGGCTCAGCCAACCCTGGCTACGGCCCACCCGCTGGCATCAGGATGATCACAGCCATTGGCAACTGCAGCTCGACCTGGGGTTGCAGACTCATCATCAATTTCTGCTGGAACTTGCCCTCAGCACCCTGACCGCCACCGCTAAGCGCCTTTCACCGCAGCCACTCCACTTTCACATCCAGCTGCCCTACCCGGCGCCGGCCCATCCCCACCATTACTGGAAATACCTGGGCCCGGAGGTGCAGTTTGGCGCCGCCATGACCCGCATCAGCCTGCCCCGGGTTGAGCTGCAGCGCCCCCTGCCTGGCGCCGATCTGGCGGGGTTCCAGCTGGCCTGGCGCCAATGCCGGCAACGGCTTCAGGCCGAACCCTGGCAGCGGGGCCTGCCCGCCGCCGTGCTGGCCCGGCTTGAGCGCCCCCAGCATCAGGGCGATGCGCTGCCTCAGGTCGCCAAAGACCTGGCCACCAGCCCCGCGACCCTGAAGCGGCGGCTTAAAGCGTTTGGGCTGGCGTTCCAGCCCCTGCAGGATCAGGCCCGGCTGGGGCAGGCCCTGTATCTGCTCAGCATTCAGGGCGCCGCCAACGCCGATGTGGCCCGCCAGCTTCAGTTCGCCGACGGCGGCAATTTCCGTCGCTCCTTCAAGCGCTGGACCGGGCTGCTGCCCAGCCAATTCTCCCGGTTAACCTGA
- a CDS encoding GGDEF domain-containing protein — MERTRTLRIIGLWIALMLGISALVLARADAKPLAIWDWWDIALETSLLVLISTWLVMVAQARPGGRITRWLLAGLLAFGCGSVVDLLDEFVRLDTLPTGFALLEKGPVPLGLISLTIGLWGWRKEQLRINQQLRTREQFLREADHIDPLTQLCDARTFDAHLQRLAQKGTSCSVMMLDLDQFHRFNHDHGMAAGDELLHRFSHALANEVRHCDLICRYAGDRFVVLLPRCPASLAAALAEHLRQQLPEPRISVTAVYLYRGEGPFEAQSLLAELNQRMIDAKAHRQWAKAG, encoded by the coding sequence ATGGAACGAACACGCACCCTGCGCATCATCGGGCTGTGGATAGCACTGATGCTTGGCATCAGCGCACTGGTTCTGGCCCGGGCGGACGCCAAGCCATTGGCCATTTGGGATTGGTGGGACATTGCCCTGGAAACCAGTCTGCTGGTGCTGATCAGTACCTGGCTGGTGATGGTGGCCCAAGCCCGTCCCGGTGGCCGAATCACCCGTTGGCTGCTGGCCGGATTGCTGGCATTCGGTTGCGGTTCAGTGGTGGACCTGTTGGATGAGTTTGTCCGCCTCGACACTCTGCCAACCGGGTTTGCCCTGCTGGAGAAAGGCCCGGTGCCCCTGGGCCTGATCAGCCTGACCATTGGCTTGTGGGGCTGGCGTAAGGAGCAGCTGCGCATCAATCAGCAACTGCGAACCCGGGAGCAGTTCCTGCGGGAAGCCGACCACATCGACCCCCTGACCCAACTGTGCGATGCCCGTACCTTTGACGCGCACCTGCAGCGCCTTGCCCAGAAAGGCACCTCCTGCAGCGTCATGATGCTGGACCTGGATCAGTTCCACCGCTTCAACCACGACCACGGCATGGCCGCCGGCGATGAATTGCTGCACCGGTTCAGCCACGCCCTGGCGAACGAAGTCCGCCACTGTGACCTGATCTGCCGCTACGCCGGAGACCGCTTTGTGGTGCTGCTGCCCCGCTGCCCGGCTTCCCTGGCCGCAGCCCTGGCCGAACACCTCAGGCAGCAGCTGCCGGAGCCTCGGATCAGCGTGACTGCGGTGTACCTGTATCGGGGCGAGGGGCCTTTCGAGGCCCAGTCGCTGCTGGCCGAGCTGAACCAGCGGATGATCGATGCCAAAGCGCATCGGCAATGGGCGAAGGCAGGCTGA
- the typA gene encoding translational GTPase TypA, translating into MSIENLRNVAIIAHVDHGKTTLVDKLLSQSGTLDARVALDERVMDSNDLEKERGITILAKNTAIKWNDYRINIVDTPGHADFGGEVERVLSMVDSVLLLVDAQEGPMPQTRFVTQKAFAQGLKPIVVINKIDKPGARPDWVMDQVFDLFDNLGATDEQLDFKVVYASALNGWASAEEGETAEDMTALFQTIVDEVSPPSADPEGPFQMQISQLDYNSYVGVIGVGRVSRGRVKVGQQVTVHGANGITRNGKVGQVLGYMGLERHEVGEAQAGDIIAISGLGELKISDTVCCPTEVEALPALSVDEPTVTMTFQVNTSPFAGQEGKYVTSRNILERLQKELVHNVALRVEETDDPDKFKVSGRGELHLGVLIENMRREGFELAVSRPEVIMRTVDGELQEPYETVTVDVEEAHQGSIMEKLGLRKAELTDMSPDGKGRIRMDFIMPSRGLIGFQTEFMTLTSGTGLLYHTFYEYGPHKGGNIGQRINGVLIANATGKALTNALFNLQERGRLMVGHGTEVYEGMVIGIHSRDNDLTVNALKGKQLTNMRASGTDEAQVLTPPIQLTLERALEFIDDDELVEVTPESIRIRKKLLTESDRKRASREGKKG; encoded by the coding sequence ATGAGTATCGAGAACTTGCGTAACGTGGCGATCATCGCCCACGTTGACCACGGGAAAACCACCCTGGTTGACAAACTGCTGTCCCAATCAGGCACCCTGGATGCCCGCGTGGCCCTGGATGAGCGCGTGATGGACTCCAACGACCTGGAGAAAGAGCGTGGCATTACCATTCTGGCGAAAAACACCGCCATTAAATGGAATGACTACCGCATCAACATCGTGGACACCCCTGGACACGCCGACTTCGGTGGTGAAGTAGAGCGTGTTCTGTCCATGGTGGACTCCGTACTGCTGCTGGTTGACGCGCAGGAAGGTCCGATGCCGCAGACCCGCTTCGTAACCCAGAAAGCCTTTGCTCAGGGTCTGAAGCCGATCGTGGTTATCAACAAGATCGACAAGCCGGGCGCGCGCCCTGACTGGGTAATGGATCAGGTGTTTGACCTGTTCGACAACCTGGGTGCGACCGACGAACAGCTGGACTTCAAAGTGGTGTACGCCTCTGCTCTGAACGGCTGGGCCTCTGCTGAAGAGGGCGAGACCGCTGAAGACATGACCGCCCTGTTCCAGACCATCGTTGACGAAGTGTCTCCGCCGTCTGCGGATCCGGAAGGTCCGTTCCAGATGCAGATCTCCCAGCTGGACTACAACAGCTACGTGGGCGTTATCGGTGTAGGCCGTGTTTCCCGTGGCCGCGTTAAAGTGGGTCAGCAGGTTACCGTACATGGTGCCAACGGCATCACCCGTAACGGCAAAGTGGGCCAGGTTCTGGGCTACATGGGCCTGGAGCGCCACGAAGTGGGTGAAGCTCAAGCTGGCGACATCATCGCCATCTCCGGTCTGGGTGAACTGAAGATCTCCGATACCGTTTGCTGCCCGACCGAAGTGGAAGCGCTGCCGGCCCTGTCTGTTGACGAGCCGACCGTAACCATGACCTTCCAGGTGAACACCTCCCCGTTCGCGGGTCAGGAAGGCAAGTACGTGACCTCCCGTAACATCCTGGAGCGTCTGCAGAAAGAACTGGTGCACAACGTGGCTCTGCGCGTCGAAGAAACCGATGATCCGGACAAGTTCAAAGTGTCCGGCCGTGGTGAACTGCACCTGGGCGTTCTGATTGAAAACATGCGTCGTGAAGGCTTCGAGCTGGCGGTATCCCGTCCGGAAGTGATCATGCGCACCGTAGACGGCGAGCTGCAAGAGCCCTACGAGACCGTAACCGTTGACGTTGAGGAAGCCCACCAGGGTTCCATCATGGAGAAGCTGGGCCTGCGTAAGGCTGAGCTGACCGACATGTCTCCGGACGGCAAAGGTCGTATCCGTATGGACTTCATCATGCCGTCCCGCGGCCTGATCGGCTTCCAGACTGAGTTCATGACCCTGACCTCCGGCACCGGTCTGCTGTACCACACGTTCTACGAATACGGTCCGCACAAAGGCGGCAACATTGGCCAGCGCATCAACGGTGTACTGATTGCCAATGCTACTGGTAAAGCTCTGACTAACGCCCTGTTCAACCTGCAGGAGCGTGGCCGCCTGATGGTAGGTCACGGTACTGAGGTTTACGAAGGTATGGTGATCGGCATCCACAGCCGTGACAACGACCTGACCGTAAACGCCCTGAAGGGTAAGCAGCTGACCAACATGCGTGCGTCCGGTACCGACGAAGCTCAGGTTCTGACTCCGCCGATCCAGCTGACTCTGGAACGTGCCCTCGAGTTCATCGACGACGATGAGCTGGTGGAAGTGACCCCGGAGAGCATCCGTATCCGTAAGAAGCTGCTGACCGAATCCGATCGTAAGCGCGCTTCCCGCGAAGGCAAAAAAGGCTAA
- a CDS encoding TonB-dependent receptor — MWKLNTYLLLLGAGLCASVNAAGRVEGQVTDADSRLPLAGAQVKIEELGLSQSAGRDGRFLFPQVAPGQYTLVVDYLGAGSARLVIDVVDEQTLRQSVTLTGPTERIEVVGQRGSLSRSLNRQRAADNLVSVISADALGQFPDTNVSEALQRVPGVSIERDQGEGRFVRVRGMAPDYNAVSMNGARLPAPENDRRAVALDVIPSDLLETLEVTKTLTPDMDADSLGGAVEVKSLSAFDRDDTYLNLSAEGSYDSQTENTSPKLAATYSDRYADDKVGMALALSWYDREFGSDNVETGGKWDFDDAALLEEVEQRDYQIQRERLGVGVNLDFRPNDNNDLYLRTLYSRFTDDETRNANVVEWEEGQPQDSAAPADVTRELKSRTEEQEIASLVGGGEWRGERWTLNYQGSWSRAEADKPRFIDGAKFEAGVEDVGYQGTRDIRLTAPDAFYDPAEFELAEVEIGESAARDTLAEGKFDVSRDLGLNRYPGAIQFGGKYSAREKRNRETVWIYEDFEEQGVDPARLSMVGYAGSELDYQLGRFGPGIESAGVWELVNSLSADDALDEVESTINDFDIDEDLAAGYLMGHLDVGQLRLLAGVRYERVDRDARGYGYNDVTEAFEPVRVENDEEHWLPGVHLKYQLGEKTQIRGAWSNTLVRPTFGQLAPGFLIEEDDGDLEVAFGNPELQSLESMNWDLAIEHYLGGVSVLSANLFYKDIENFIYRADLGGWGAYTDFAVADTFVNGDDAELYGAELAYVQQFTFLPEPLQGLLFSANATWSDSTARIDWVDDGQRQGRDIPLPSQSDLTANVSLGYENAYVSLRLSAAYKSEYLVEVDALDDAAFDIYEDEHLQWDLVAKGFVTTDFIVYFKAINLTDEPFYTYTGQSSYNAQYEQYGRTFQLGVQYTNF, encoded by the coding sequence ATGTGGAAGTTGAACACCTACCTGCTGCTGCTCGGTGCCGGTTTGTGCGCCAGCGTAAACGCCGCAGGACGCGTTGAGGGACAGGTAACGGATGCCGACAGCCGCCTGCCACTGGCCGGGGCCCAGGTGAAGATTGAGGAGCTGGGACTGTCCCAGTCCGCCGGCCGGGATGGGCGATTTCTGTTTCCTCAGGTCGCTCCGGGCCAATACACCCTGGTGGTGGATTACCTCGGGGCGGGCAGCGCCCGACTGGTGATCGATGTGGTGGACGAGCAGACCCTGCGCCAGAGTGTCACCCTGACCGGCCCCACCGAGCGGATTGAGGTGGTGGGCCAGCGCGGCTCGTTGAGTCGCTCCCTTAACCGTCAGCGCGCAGCCGACAATCTGGTCAGCGTGATCAGTGCGGATGCGCTGGGCCAGTTCCCGGACACCAACGTCAGTGAAGCCCTGCAACGGGTGCCGGGGGTGTCGATTGAGCGTGACCAGGGCGAAGGCCGCTTTGTTCGGGTACGGGGTATGGCACCGGACTACAACGCGGTATCGATGAACGGAGCCCGCCTGCCGGCGCCGGAGAATGACCGCCGGGCCGTGGCGCTGGACGTCATTCCTTCCGATCTGCTGGAAACTCTGGAGGTAACCAAAACCCTGACCCCGGACATGGACGCGGACTCCCTTGGTGGTGCCGTTGAGGTCAAGAGTCTGTCCGCCTTTGACCGCGACGACACCTACCTCAACCTCAGTGCTGAAGGCAGCTACGACAGTCAGACCGAGAACACCAGCCCCAAGCTGGCGGCCACCTACAGTGACCGCTATGCAGACGATAAGGTTGGCATGGCGCTGGCCCTGAGCTGGTATGACCGTGAGTTCGGCTCCGACAACGTTGAAACCGGTGGTAAGTGGGACTTTGATGATGCTGCCCTGCTGGAAGAGGTGGAGCAGCGGGACTACCAGATCCAACGCGAGCGTCTCGGGGTCGGGGTCAATCTGGATTTTCGTCCCAACGACAACAATGACCTCTATCTGCGCACTCTCTACAGCCGCTTTACCGATGATGAAACCCGTAACGCCAACGTGGTGGAGTGGGAGGAGGGGCAACCCCAGGACAGTGCTGCGCCCGCCGATGTGACCCGAGAACTGAAGTCCCGTACCGAGGAGCAGGAGATCGCCTCGCTGGTAGGGGGTGGAGAATGGCGTGGCGAGCGCTGGACCCTCAACTATCAGGGCAGCTGGAGTCGGGCTGAAGCCGACAAACCGCGATTTATCGATGGCGCCAAGTTTGAGGCGGGTGTTGAGGATGTGGGTTACCAGGGCACCCGGGACATCCGCCTGACCGCCCCGGATGCGTTCTATGACCCCGCTGAGTTTGAGCTTGCTGAGGTGGAGATTGGCGAAAGCGCTGCCCGGGATACTCTGGCTGAAGGGAAGTTTGACGTCTCCCGCGATCTGGGCCTGAACCGCTATCCGGGTGCCATCCAGTTTGGCGGCAAGTACAGCGCCCGTGAAAAACGCAATCGTGAAACCGTTTGGATCTACGAAGACTTTGAAGAGCAGGGTGTAGACCCGGCGCGACTGTCGATGGTGGGTTACGCCGGCAGTGAACTGGACTACCAACTTGGCCGGTTTGGTCCGGGCATCGAAAGCGCTGGCGTGTGGGAGCTGGTCAACAGCCTGAGTGCCGATGACGCGCTGGACGAGGTGGAGTCCACCATCAACGATTTTGACATCGATGAAGACCTGGCAGCCGGTTACCTGATGGGCCATCTGGATGTGGGTCAATTGCGCTTGTTGGCCGGGGTGCGTTACGAACGGGTGGACCGCGATGCCCGGGGTTATGGCTATAACGATGTGACCGAAGCCTTTGAGCCGGTGCGGGTGGAGAACGACGAAGAGCACTGGCTGCCCGGTGTGCACCTGAAGTATCAACTGGGGGAGAAAACCCAGATCCGTGGTGCCTGGAGCAACACTCTGGTGCGTCCCACCTTTGGTCAGTTGGCGCCGGGCTTCCTGATTGAAGAGGACGACGGTGATCTGGAGGTGGCCTTTGGTAACCCTGAGCTGCAATCCCTGGAATCGATGAACTGGGACCTGGCGATTGAGCACTACCTGGGGGGCGTCAGCGTGCTGTCCGCCAACCTGTTCTACAAGGACATCGAGAACTTTATCTACCGCGCCGACCTCGGCGGTTGGGGCGCCTACACCGACTTTGCGGTGGCGGACACCTTCGTCAACGGGGATGACGCCGAACTGTACGGTGCCGAGCTGGCCTACGTTCAGCAGTTTACCTTTCTGCCGGAACCGCTGCAGGGCCTGCTGTTCAGCGCCAATGCCACCTGGAGCGACTCCACCGCCCGCATCGACTGGGTTGATGACGGCCAGCGCCAGGGGCGGGACATTCCGCTGCCGAGCCAGTCTGACCTGACCGCCAACGTGTCGCTGGGGTATGAAAACGCCTACGTCAGCCTGCGTCTGTCCGCCGCCTACAAGTCCGAGTATCTGGTGGAAGTGGACGCGCTGGACGATGCCGCTTTCGACATCTACGAGGATGAGCACCTGCAGTGGGATCTGGTTGCCAAGGGCTTCGTCACCACCGACTTTATCGTCTACTTCAAGGCCATCAACCTGACCGATGAGCCCTTCTACACCTACACCGGCCAGAGCAGCTACAACGCCCAGTACGAACAGTATGGGCGGACCTTCCAGCTGGGCGTGCAGTACACCAATTTCTAA
- a CDS encoding aminoglycoside phosphotransferase family protein gives MKPTVSGNSGCQLSLTQRNGVIVVQKRATTAAYAPRLRAQIDKQRCAARRNRLPGVHIPAIVAEQPSPQGYCAWMEYLNYQDYSQFFATASLAKLDRLARHLIDFIEAELAEATLTEVPAQHFLDKLDAIARQLPGLANRDAKQAQLAALARRVKAQPVVLPLGPNHGDLTLANLMVSQDASRIGLFDFLDSYLDSPLVDIAKVRQDTQFHWSRLMTRARIDRARYRIVMRYLDQQIDQHFHAYPWYRQHYTLIQGINIARIFPYEHQPQVSDFTHNTLTQLGF, from the coding sequence ATGAAACCCACCGTCAGCGGCAACTCAGGCTGCCAGCTCAGCCTGACCCAGCGTAATGGCGTTATCGTGGTGCAGAAGCGCGCCACCACCGCCGCCTACGCGCCCCGACTGCGTGCCCAAATCGACAAACAGCGCTGCGCCGCCCGCCGCAATCGCCTGCCCGGCGTACACATCCCCGCAATCGTTGCTGAGCAACCCTCCCCTCAGGGCTACTGCGCCTGGATGGAGTACCTGAACTATCAGGATTACAGCCAGTTCTTTGCCACCGCTTCGCTGGCCAAACTCGACCGGCTGGCGCGCCACCTTATCGATTTTATTGAAGCGGAACTGGCAGAAGCGACGCTGACGGAAGTGCCCGCCCAACACTTTCTCGACAAGCTGGATGCCATCGCCCGGCAACTGCCCGGGCTGGCCAATCGCGATGCTAAGCAGGCGCAACTGGCCGCTCTGGCCCGCCGGGTCAAGGCGCAGCCGGTGGTGCTGCCACTGGGCCCCAACCATGGCGACCTCACTCTGGCCAACCTGATGGTCAGCCAGGACGCCAGCCGCATCGGCCTGTTCGACTTCCTCGACAGCTATCTGGACTCTCCGCTGGTGGACATCGCCAAGGTGCGACAGGACACCCAGTTTCACTGGTCACGGCTGATGACCCGGGCCCGCATCGACCGCGCCCGCTACCGCATCGTGATGCGCTACCTCGACCAGCAGATCGACCAGCACTTCCACGCTTACCCCTGGTATCGCCAGCACTACACCCTGATTCAGGGCATCAACATCGCCCGCATCTTCCCCTATGAACACCAGCCCCAGGTGTCCGACTTCACCCACAACACCCTCACTCAACTTGGTTTTTAG
- a CDS encoding DUF2959 domain-containing protein, protein MRVLPLLFVLALTGCQSAYYAAAEQVGYHKREILVDRVEDAQESQQEAQEQFSSALEQMKTLINFDGGDLEAAYDKVKGEYEDSADAAADVSSRINAVADVAEAMFDEWEDELAQYQSASLRRDSESQLRDTRRRYDAMLRAMRQAEDKMEPVLKRLKDNELYLKHNLNARAIGAVGKEFGVLEQEVERVIAEMNRAIAESDKFIQTLNP, encoded by the coding sequence GTGAGAGTGTTACCCTTGCTGTTTGTTCTGGCCCTGACCGGTTGTCAGAGCGCTTATTACGCCGCTGCTGAGCAGGTGGGCTACCACAAGCGGGAGATTCTGGTGGACCGGGTTGAAGACGCCCAGGAGAGCCAGCAGGAGGCGCAGGAGCAATTCAGCTCGGCGCTGGAGCAGATGAAAACCCTGATCAATTTCGACGGCGGCGATCTGGAAGCGGCCTACGACAAAGTGAAGGGCGAATATGAAGACTCCGCCGATGCCGCCGCCGACGTCAGCAGCCGCATCAACGCCGTGGCCGATGTAGCCGAAGCGATGTTCGATGAGTGGGAAGACGAGTTGGCGCAGTACCAGTCCGCCAGCCTGCGCCGTGACAGCGAATCTCAGCTGCGCGACACCCGTCGCCGCTACGACGCCATGCTGCGGGCGATGCGTCAGGCCGAGGACAAGATGGAGCCGGTGCTGAAGCGACTCAAGGACAATGAGCTCTACCTGAAACACAACCTGAATGCCCGCGCCATCGGTGCCGTGGGTAAAGAGTTCGGGGTGCTGGAGCAGGAGGTGGAGCGGGTGATCGCCGAGATGAACCGGGCCATTGCCGAGTCCGACAAATTTATCCAGACCCTCAACCCCTGA
- a CDS encoding virulence factor BrkB family protein, which produces MQLSWREVLGFFPYLWRRVGENGLQVTAGHLAYVSLLSLVPMLAVVLSVFSAFPGFAGVRADLEAFVYNNFVPTAGETVQLYLSQFVDNASRMTAVGVLFLAVVALMLISNIDKALNRIWRVKTRRRAIYSFSMYWMILTLGPMLMGASIAVTSYLVSMKLFSDTGLSGAYAFLIARLPFLLSVSAFALLYLLVPNTRVRFHHAVIGAFVAALLFEAGKRGFAWYVTQFPSYEAIYGALATIPILFLWVYLSWLIVLLGAEITAALPEHFHLNDKESS; this is translated from the coding sequence ATGCAGTTGAGCTGGCGCGAGGTGCTGGGCTTTTTCCCCTATCTGTGGCGCCGAGTTGGCGAAAATGGGCTCCAAGTGACGGCGGGTCACCTGGCTTATGTCTCTCTGCTGTCGCTGGTGCCGATGCTGGCGGTGGTGTTGTCGGTGTTCTCGGCGTTCCCCGGTTTTGCCGGTGTGCGAGCCGATCTGGAAGCCTTCGTCTACAACAACTTTGTCCCCACTGCCGGGGAAACCGTGCAGCTCTACCTGAGCCAGTTCGTGGATAACGCGTCGAGGATGACGGCGGTAGGGGTGCTGTTTCTGGCAGTGGTCGCCCTGATGTTGATCAGCAACATCGATAAGGCCCTGAACCGCATCTGGCGGGTGAAGACCCGGCGTCGTGCCATCTACTCCTTCTCCATGTACTGGATGATCCTGACCCTGGGGCCGATGCTGATGGGCGCCAGCATCGCCGTGACCTCCTATCTGGTGTCGATGAAGCTGTTCTCTGACACCGGCCTCAGTGGCGCCTATGCTTTCCTGATTGCGCGCTTGCCGTTCCTGTTGTCGGTGAGTGCCTTTGCTCTGCTGTACCTGCTGGTGCCCAATACCCGGGTGCGCTTCCACCATGCGGTGATCGGTGCCTTTGTGGCGGCGTTGCTGTTTGAGGCGGGTAAGCGGGGCTTTGCCTGGTACGTGACCCAGTTTCCCTCTTATGAGGCGATCTATGGTGCCTTGGCCACCATTCCGATCCTGTTTCTCTGGGTCTACCTGTCCTGGCTCATCGTGCTGTTGGGGGCGGAAATCACCGCAGCACTGCCGGAGCACTTTCACCTGAACGACAAGGAGTCATCATGA